CTGATTTTGCAGAAAACTACATGGCCATGCCGGTGATCAAAGGCGAAAAAACAGCGGGCGAACGTTTTCCCGGTGCATTGAATACGTTTTGCATCGAAGCCATGATGCAGGATCGTAAGGCCTTACAGGCGGGCACGTCGCATTTTCTGGGACAAAATTTCTCCAAAGCTGCCGGGATTAAGTATCAGAGCGAGCAGGGGGCGGAAGAATTTGCATGGACGACATCATGGGGTGTTTCCACCCGTTTGATTGGTGGATTGATCATGACGCACAGCGACGATGACGGGCTGATCTGTCCACCGCGTCTGGCACCGGCGCATGTGGTGATTCTGCCTGTGATGCGCAAGGGCGACGAGACCACGGATGTGATGGATTATTGCACCGCACTGGCTGAAGCACTTCGCGGCGTTATCTATATGGGCAGTCCGCTGCGCGTGGAACTGGATGGACGCGATCTTGGTGGTGGAACCAAGGTCTGGCAGTGGATCAAGCGCGGCGTTCCTATTCGTCTGGAAGTCGGGCCGAGGGATATTGCATCGGATTCTGTATTTGTGGGCAAACGCATTTCGGGGCCGAAAGAAAAGAAAGGCCAGGCTCGCACTGAATTTATCGCTACCGTGGTCGATCAGCTGGAAGCGATTCAGCAGCAGATGTTTGACAAGGCCAAGGCTTTCCGTGCCGAGCATACCCGCATGATTGACGACAAAGATGAGTTTTACGACTTTTTCACCGCGAAAAACCCCGATAAACCCGAAATTCATGGAGGCTTTGCCATGACCCACTGGTGCGGCGAAACAGAGGTGGAAGACCAGATTAAAAAAGATTTGAATGTGACGATTCGCTGCATTCCGCTGGATGCTGATGCCGAGCCGGGGATTTGTCCCTTTACAGGGAAACCCAGTCTCCGCCGGGTTGTATTTGGTAAATCATACTGAAGCACAGATTTTGCATACCGGTTCCTGCAAAAGGACCGTGCGAAAAAGGGAATAATTGATGGAAGAAATGTATCTCAGAGAAGAAGGCCAAGGCAAGGGCGTCCGCCGTCTGGTTATTCTGGCGGCAGCCATATTAATTACTGGCGGTGCGCTGTTTATGGTGTTTTATCGCCGTGCGCCCAAAGACGACGTGCCGAAAGATGACATCACCTCGCAAATCGAAAACGTGGTGGCCAGCGGCGATAATCAGGCGCTGGTGCAGTTTTCCGATGAGCTGGAGCCTGCGGCTGATGCCGTGGAGGTACCGGCTGCGCCTGTTAAACAGAGCAGTTTTGCAAAAAATCGCGAACAGACGGCCCGATTGTTCAACGAAGCGCAGGAACTGCACAAGAGCAACCAGCTGATGGATGCGCGTGCCAAGTATTTCGAGGCACTGAATGTCTGTGACGACAGCGTGCAGCAAGCAGAAATCGAAGAGGCGCTGGGCAGGCTTCACACGGAAATGGTTTTTACTCCCAATCAGATGTCGGAGAAAGTGGATTACGTGATCAAGAGCGGTGATACTCTGGGACGTCTTGCATCTGCACATGGCACCACCGTGGAACTGATCCAGAAGGGGAATAATATCAAGGGATCGCTGATTCGGCCGGGCGATTTTATCCGTATTCTCGATGGCACTTTTGCCATTGAAGTCGATAAATCTGACAACACGCTGGTGGTGACATTAAATGACCGGTTCTTTAAACGCTATCGTGTGGGAACGGGGAAATATGGGCGGACACCCGTAGGCGATTTTAAAATCACCGATCGGCAGGTCAAACCTACCTGGTGGCGTCCCGACGGTAAACGCATTCCCTTTGGCGATAAAGAAAATCTGCTGGGAACGCATTGGCTGTCACTGGATGTGCGGGGCTACGGGCTGCATGGCACCTGGGAACCTGACTCAATTGGATCACAATCCAGCGCGGGCTGTGTGCGCATGCTGAATGAAAACATCGAAGAGTTGTACAACCTGATTCCTTTGGGAACAAAGGTCACTATCAAAGATTAACCGCCCAAGCGGAGAGTATTTTATGAACGGATATACATTACCCTTTGAAAAACCCCTGTTGGAGCTGACCAAGCGGCTCAATGCCCTGAAGACGGAAAGCGAAAGCCAGAACATCGATTTCGATCAGGAAATCAAAACTATCGAAGCGAAAATTGAAACAACCCGCATCGATATCTATAACAAACTGAGTTCTTGGCAGCGTGTTCAAATTGCACGTCATCCGCTGCGGCCTTATCCTCGCGATTATCTCGAAAAAATCTCCGACGATTTTATGGAGCTGCACGGGGATCGTCTTTTTGCCGATGATCGTGCCATTATTGGTGGGTTTGGGCACATCGATGACCAAAAAGTGCTGTTTATCTGCACGCAGAAAGGCCGCGAAACCAAGAGTAATTTGGAATGCAATTTCGGATGCGCCTATCCGGAGGGATACCGTAAAGCATTGCGTCTGATGAAACTGGCTGCCAAGTTCAATGTTCCGGTGGTCACGCTGATTGATACGCCCGGGGCCTTTCCCGGGATGGAAGGCGAGGAACGGCATGTGGCGGAAGCGATTGCTGTGAATTTGCGTGAAATGGCTGTATTGCCGGTTCCCGTTGTCGTCATTGTGACTGGTGAGGGTGGTAGCGGCGGCGCGCTGGGTATCGGCGTCGGGGATCGAGTGCTTATTATGCAGAACGCCTATTATTCTGTGATTTCGCCCGAAGGCTGTGCCGCCATCATTTGGAAAGATCGCGCGTTTGCCGATAAAGCGGCCGAGGCACTGAAATTGACGGCCAATGAATTGAAAGAACTGGGTTTGGTGGATGACATTATTCCTGAACCTATGGGCGGCGCGCACCATGATCCGGATTGGCAGAGTGATCAGATCAAAAGTATGATTCTGCATTATCTGGCTGAATTGAAGGACGTGCCGGTCGATGAACTGCTGGAAAATCGCTATCAAAAACTACGGGCTTACGGGCGGTTTCAGGAATAGTTTTTCTGGATTGAGCAGCGTGAATGCACAGGCGAAAGAGCATGCGCGATGAATGAACATCGACCCGTTTTAGCCATTGATCAGCCGCTGAAAGTGCGCTGTCCCGATTATTGCGTCGGGATGGTCTGGGCGGACGTGGCCAATGGATCCTATTCGGCTGCTTTGTGGAAGGAAATGGATGCGGTCGCCGATGCCATTCGCGGCTCTGTGACCCTTCCGGATATAAAGAATCATCCCCATATCCATGCGACTAGAAAAGCGTACAAAAAATGTGGTAAGGATCCGAATCGCTATCGTCCGGCAGCCGAGGCTCTGCGTCGCCGGGTTATTCAGGGGAAGGGACTGAACACCATCAGTATTCTGGTGGATCTGGTGAATCTTTTGTCGCTGAAAACGGGCTATTCTATTGGCGGATTCGACCTGGATAAGATCCATTGTCCTATGCGCTGGGGTATTGGCGAAAAGAACGAACCGTATCATGGCATTGGGCGTGGTGCACTGAACATCGAAGGGCTGCCCACCCTGCGCGATAATCTGGGCGCTATTGCTACGCCTACCAGTGACGAAAAACGCACCCGTATTCATCTCAGCACCAAACGGATGTATATCAATATCAACGCGTACGATGGCGAAGCGGGATTGCAGGAGGCGATAGACTATGCGATGACCTTGCTTGAGAACTTCGCCCAGGCGACGGATGTGGTCACGGATATATGCTAGACAGTCTGAACGCGATTTGATTGGATATCCGTCATGAATGATGAGTTAAACGATCAGCAATGGGATGTGCAGGAAACCATCTCCATGTTCGAACAGATTCTGGAGGTGATGCCGGATGATGAAATGGCTCTGCGGACGTTGTACGATACATATATCATGACCGGACAGCGGGAAAAAGCCTTTCAAATGCTGCTGCGCCTCGGCGGGTTGGCTCTCAATGAGAAGGACGATGACACCGCTACCTTTTTCAGGTCGCAGTATGCTGAATTCGAGGATCTCGCTACGCCGGAAAATCAGAAATTTCATGATGAGCTGCTTTTGGCCTTTGCCGATCAGTCAG
The nucleotide sequence above comes from Spartobacteria bacterium. Encoded proteins:
- a CDS encoding proline--tRNA ligase — translated: MAKQVKNAISPTREEDYPEWYQQVVRAAEMAETSAVRGCMVIKPWGYSHWENIQHALDGMFKATGHKNAYFPLFIPLSYLQKEADHVDGFAKECAVVTHHRLEADDKGILRPAGPLEEPLVVRPTSETIIGATFAKWVESYRDLPLLINQWANVVRWEMRTRLFLRTAEFLWQEGHTAHATREEAVEETMKMLDVYADFAENYMAMPVIKGEKTAGERFPGALNTFCIEAMMQDRKALQAGTSHFLGQNFSKAAGIKYQSEQGAEEFAWTTSWGVSTRLIGGLIMTHSDDDGLICPPRLAPAHVVILPVMRKGDETTDVMDYCTALAEALRGVIYMGSPLRVELDGRDLGGGTKVWQWIKRGVPIRLEVGPRDIASDSVFVGKRISGPKEKKGQARTEFIATVVDQLEAIQQQMFDKAKAFRAEHTRMIDDKDEFYDFFTAKNPDKPEIHGGFAMTHWCGETEVEDQIKKDLNVTIRCIPLDADAEPGICPFTGKPSLRRVVFGKSY
- a CDS encoding L,D-transpeptidase, whose amino-acid sequence is MEEMYLREEGQGKGVRRLVILAAAILITGGALFMVFYRRAPKDDVPKDDITSQIENVVASGDNQALVQFSDELEPAADAVEVPAAPVKQSSFAKNREQTARLFNEAQELHKSNQLMDARAKYFEALNVCDDSVQQAEIEEALGRLHTEMVFTPNQMSEKVDYVIKSGDTLGRLASAHGTTVELIQKGNNIKGSLIRPGDFIRILDGTFAIEVDKSDNTLVVTLNDRFFKRYRVGTGKYGRTPVGDFKITDRQVKPTWWRPDGKRIPFGDKENLLGTHWLSLDVRGYGLHGTWEPDSIGSQSSAGCVRMLNENIEELYNLIPLGTKVTIKD
- a CDS encoding acetyl-CoA carboxylase carboxyltransferase subunit alpha gives rise to the protein MNGYTLPFEKPLLELTKRLNALKTESESQNIDFDQEIKTIEAKIETTRIDIYNKLSSWQRVQIARHPLRPYPRDYLEKISDDFMELHGDRLFADDRAIIGGFGHIDDQKVLFICTQKGRETKSNLECNFGCAYPEGYRKALRLMKLAAKFNVPVVTLIDTPGAFPGMEGEERHVAEAIAVNLREMAVLPVPVVVIVTGEGGSGGALGIGVGDRVLIMQNAYYSVISPEGCAAIIWKDRAFADKAAEALKLTANELKELGLVDDIIPEPMGGAHHDPDWQSDQIKSMILHYLAELKDVPVDELLENRYQKLRAYGRFQE